From Podospora bellae-mahoneyi strain CBS 112042 chromosome 3, whole genome shotgun sequence, the proteins below share one genomic window:
- a CDS encoding hypothetical protein (COG:C; COG:H; EggNog:ENOG503NYYV) encodes MPPIKNLFRPFFAQNTRLLRQPFSTPRRAEVMTTQVAFAAAAVGIGAYVYMRSGATAAPATSGTGTSSDTTKPYFSGFGFRTLKLHSSEVVNHNTKKLRFELPDPNQSSGLTLSSALLTVSFPPTNGRWTPVIRPYTPTNPLDEPGFVELTVKLYPDGKQSGYLHSLKPGDIISCLRIPEYVWQPNKHDHVALIAGGAGITPMYQLIQGILANPEDNTRITLVWGVNGDRDIFLKKEFAELQSKYPGRFRAEYVVSQPEAGSTYRKGYVNGKVLEELGLGANEAKNKSIKVMICGPPAMEKALKGGKGPFANKTGVLHELGYKPDQIYTRLESSPYDTDFPSRLSIKLPCHMPFRLPLKHLPSRYLSTAPEFANRLKTINLKVERKVPCLAIPTLSDPSLWSNPAFISVDPLPFKIFHDVYYDNNDTLSSHGLWVRQRNGVWQAKVNPSVRRGRANTRFEELRIESDIQKAVEAITRVEAQATANFGLNKMADFTTYREGWRVDGDFMVVRDNTSFRWGVVEIELEEQIKCVGREEVDEKWKERKMEEMDRRIEMFMEKYSWAWGKGQVKGKLSAYLDMTRGIRSGRVR; translated from the exons ATGCCCCCCATCAAGAACCTATTCCGGCCCTTTTTTGCCCAAAACACCAGGCTTCTCCGTCAACCCTTCTCGACACCTAGACGCGCCGAAGTAATGACGACCCAGGTCGCTTTCGCAGCCGCCGCTGTTGGCATTGGCGCCTATGTGTACATGAGAAGCGGTGCCACTGCAGCTCCCGCCACGTCAGGCACGGGTACCAGCAGCGACACCACAAAGCCATACTTCAGCGGCTTCGGATTCCGCACCCTCAAGCTGCACAGCTCCGAGGTcgtcaaccacaacaccaagaagctCCGCTTTGAGCTTCCAGATCCGAATCAGTCGAGCGGCCTCACCCTCAGCTCCGCTCTCTTGACCGTCTCTTTTCCCCCTACGAACGGCCGGTGGACTCCCGTGATCCGGCCTTacacacccaccaaccctctgGACGAGCCCGGGTTTGTCGAGTTGACGGTCAAGCTCTACCCCGACGGAAAACAAAGCGGATACTTGCACTCCCTCAAGCCTGGCGACATCATCTCCTGCCTTCGGATACCCGAATATGTCTGGCAGCCCAACAAGCACGATCATGTCGCTCTGATTGCCGGTGGAGCTGGCATCACGCCCATGTACCAGCTCATCCAGGGCATCTTGGCCAACCCCGAGGACAACACCAGGATCACTCTCGTTTGGGGTGTTAACGGTGACAGGGATATATTCCTCAAGAAGGAGTTTGCCGAACTGCAGTCAAAGTACCCAGGGAGATTTAGAGCCGAGTATGTTGTTTCCCAGCCAGAGGCCGGCTCGACGTATCGCAAGGGATATGTGAACGGGAAAGTACTTGAGGAACTCGGACTGGGCGCCAATGAGGCGAAGAACAAGAGCATCAAGGTCATGATTTGTGGGCCGCCGGCGATGGAAAAGGCATTGAAGGGGGGCAAAGGCCCGTTTGCCAACAAAACTGGTGTTCTCCACGAGCTGGGCTACAAGCCTGATCAGATTTACA CCCGCTTGGAATCTTCACCATACGACACCGATTTTCCATCACGACTATCCATCAAACTGCCGTGCCACATGCCTTTTCGACTTCCCCTCAAGCATCTTCCCTCGCGATACCTCTCCACCGCTCCCGAATTTGCCAACCGCCTCAAGACCATCAACCTGAAAGTCGAACGGAAAGTCCCATGCCTCGCCATTCCCACTCTGAGCGACCCTTCGCTCTGGTCCAACCCCGCCTTCATTTCTGTTGATCCTCTTCCGTTCAAAATCTTCCACGATGTTTACTACGACAACAATGATACCTTGAGCTCCCACGGTCTCTGGGTTCGGCAGAGAAATGGTGTGTGGCAGGCCAAGGTCAACCCATCAGTCAGGAGAGGACGGGCAAACACAAGATTCGAAGAATTACGGATAGAATCTGATATCCAAAAGGCTGTCGAGGCTATCACCAGAGTGGAGGCGCAAGCCACAGCCAATTTCGGGCTGAACAAGATGGCTGACTTTACAACCTACCGAGAAGGGTGGAGAGTGGATGGCGACTTTATGGTTGTGAGAGACAATACTAGCTTCAGGTGGGGCGTCGTTGAAATTGAGCTAGAGGAACAGATAAAGTGTgtggggagagaggaagtCGATGAGaagtggaaggagaggaagatggaggagatggatagGAGAATCGAGATGTTCATGGAGAAGTATAGTTGGGCATGGGGTAAAGGGCAGGTGAAGGGGAAGCTGAGTGCTTACTTGGACATGACGAGGGGGATCAGAAGTGGAAGGGTGAGGTAG
- a CDS encoding hypothetical protein (EggNog:ENOG503P8ED), whose translation MRVFDPSPQQTFPSGFTHNVSLVDTIGWTALKPAANSPKPKLSLQWLSQDEWSGIKYNSSKLALLDDSLIKDEVKSIEVVDSRSQMVGQGIFRVHQQSRPSRSFRNLLSRAPADPSDDQPLGKTWLPDRSSIEFGQPGNTRMFGQSGTPRTCRTRPGIAKVAGFSSFVQVASDVQRYDLEGKKLYKRLEEGRVAFYGAIQVPPELRDGYRIA comes from the exons ATGAG GGTCTTTgacccttctcctcagcaaACCTTCCCCTCGGGCTTCACCCACAATGTCAGCTTGGTGGATACCATCGGCTGGACTGCATTGAAACCAGCAGCTAACTCACCCAAGCCGAAGTTGTCACTCCAATGGCTGTCACAAGACGAATGGTCAGGAATCAAGTACAACTCAAGCAAGCTCGCTCTCTTGGACGACAGCTTGATTAAAGATGAAGTCAAGAGCATTGAAGTAGTAGATAGTCGATCTCAG ATGGTCGGCCAAGGCATCTTCCGCGTCCACCAACAGAGCAGGCCCAGCCGATCTTTCAGAAACCTGTTGTCTAGAGCTCCCGCTGATCCAAGCGATGACCAACCACTTGGAAAAACCTGGTTGCCAGATCGATCTTCTATCGAGTTCGGGCAACCTGGCAACACTAGAATGTTTGGTCAAAGCGGAACACCA AGGACATGCCGGACAAGACCGGGAATAGCCAAGGTGGCTGGGTTTTCTTCCTTTGTGCAGGTGGCATCTGACGTGCAAAGATATGATCTTGAGGGTAAAAAGCTGTACAAGAGGCTGGAAGAGGGCCGAGTGGCGTTCTATGGGGCGATTCAGGTTCCGCCAGAGCTGAGGGATGGATATCGGATTGCATGA
- a CDS encoding hypothetical protein (EggNog:ENOG503NV0E) — MASHTPQYGQQQSTNADYHGLQQQDPTLSDPIAPTPGMTSSPASPPLPRRVTFFQRTGRNGSQAGIGLGINQQGGTTDYGRVRQASPLGSPPYDETKTAHGLHQNEYYAGIPETPGFYSQYQNRDLSPDGPEKPPLRPPRCSWSWLNAPWVMYAALFLGIVFAGSHHAFYVSLNGKPADDQLKMMRFGGFLSYASKASLFAAVFFAYRQQVWVTVRRRHLRLKTVDGIFAISQDLTGLFNTEIWRKSKVVIFLAVIMWLFPLVVILTPSSLTVELREEAKQAECSTVRTLNFDAERKKNWRLADRLYGYPGFSLSLWNCTVTNSSEVFEPYNQTFYDYWDGISQPADLVTKQTAYSGNVVPRENVALDTCGRGWNCSYVITFEAPGYKCDELGRGLNMDNKALRDRGAPFDSSDLIPKGDYAYIADVMAGEYARPQVDTLEGGVPVKKPFPRHLGALRTEPVLWIGHSVRTRPNDALPPSKKDNADFQSGYEPVIFRCEHYVTRYTVQFNHTFSSQSTKVIQKEHLKPIIDTKLETANSTLSDGTNDTTTAQPKNNYILPYPDYELYRLSAAYHSLGLGFRQFLKGRIHYIPFPNPTTDATQTRLIDKATFLAVPNLMDAVQEFYENITLSLLSNPQFMIVSWAAEPQTRSGVTASESPEDDTSPKYPCVKTRIANSYLYVQRDLWIAYSIGILATIICVGLGTAALAQNNYHVRDVKVSSVIAATRAPCLEELPWKTSKWGEVPWEIKETRLGYGVISDRESVGTPRIGTGLSNRPTTANSTGASTVGNGRVYYGFAPPEVLERTRRETFGPERGRPKSSPFSFKIWEHS, encoded by the exons ATGGCCTCTCACACACCTCAATACGGTCAGCAGCAATCGACAAATGCCGACTATCATGGCCTCCAACAACAGGACCCTACCTTGTCAGACCCTATTGCGCCGACTCCTGGAATGACCTCTTCCCCAgcatcccctccccttcctcgacgTGTAACCTTTTTCCAGAGAACAGGAAGGAATGGGTCGCAAGCAGGCATTGGGCTGGGTATAAATCAACAAGGCGGGACAACAGACTACGGCCGAGTTCGACAAGCCTCCCCTTTGGGCAGTCCCCCATATGATGAGACCAAAACAGCCCATGGTCTTCACCAAAACGAGTATTACGCCGGAATACCCGAAACGCCCGGCTTCTATTCTCAATATCAGAACAGAGACCTGTCCCCGGATGGCCCAGAAAAGCCACCGCTACGACCACCACGTTGCTCATGGAGCTGGCTCAACGCACCATGGGTGATGTATGCCGCCTTGTTTCTTGGCATCGTCTTTGCAGGCTCCCATCATGCCTTCTACGTCAGCTTGAACGGGAAGCCAGCGGATGACcagttgaagatgatgaggttCGGCGGCTTCCTTTCGTATGCCTCTAAAGCATCCCTCTTCGCTGCCGTTTTCTTTGCGTACCGGCAACAGGTCTGGGTAACAGTGAGAAGGCGCCATTTGAGGCTCAAGACTGTCGACGGAATCTTCGCCATCAGCCAAGACTTGACAGGCTTGTTCAACACCGAGATCTGGAGGAAAAGCAAGGTGGTGATTTTCCTTGCCGTTATTATGTG GCTGTTTcccctcgtcgtcatcttgactccttcctctctcacTGTCGAGCttcgagaagaagcaaagcagGCCGAGTGTAGCACTGTGCGGACACTCAATTTCGACGCCGAACGCAAAAAGAACTGGCGGCTGGCTGATCGACTCTATGGCTACCCCGGTTTCTCGCTCTCGCTTTGGAATTGCACAGTGACCAACTCGTCGGAGGTCTTCGAGCCCTACAACCAGACTTTCTACGACTACTGGGATGGCATTAGCCAGCCTGCTGATTTGGTGACAAAGCAAACCGCCTACTCCGGAAATGTCGTGCCTCGAGAAAATGTGGCTCTTGACACTTGCGGAAGGGGGTGGAATTGCAGCTATGTTATCACCTTTGAGGCACCAGGTTACAAGTGTGATGAACTAGGTCGAGGCCTGAATATGGATAACAAAGCCCTTCGAGATCGAGGAGCACCTTTTGATTCCTCTGATCTGATCCCAAAAGGAGATTATGCCTACATTGCCGATGTTATGGCTGGCGAATACGCCAGACCGCAGGTTGACACACTGGAAGGGGGCGTGCCCGTTAAGAAGCCATTTCCGAGACATTTGGGTGCCCTCCGCACAGAGCCTGTCCTTTGGATAGGACACTCGGTTCGCACAAGGCCAAACGACGCTCTGCCGCCATCCAAAAAGGACAACGCTGATTTCCAGTCCGGGTACGAACCAGTCATATTTCGATGTGAACACTACGTAACCCGGTATACTGTTCAGTTTAATCATACTTTCTCCTCCCAGTCGACTAAAGTCATCCAAAAAGAGCACTTGAAGCCCATCATCGATACCAAACTGGAGACTGCTAACAGCACTCTTTCGGATGGCACCAATGATACTACGACTGCCCAGCCAAAGAACAATTATATTCTTCCCTATCCGGACTACGAGCTCTACCGGCTATCAGCCGCGTACCATTCCCTAGGTCTGGGTTTTCGGCAGTTTCTAAAAGGCAGGATTCATTACATCCCGTTCCCGAATCCGACCACAGATGCTACCCAGACTCGGCTCATCGACAAGGCTACTTTTCTCGCCGTTCCGAACCTCATGGACGCTGTTCAGGAGTTTTATGAGAACATCACTCTCTCGCTGCTCTCCAACCCGCAATTCATGATAGTATCATGGGCTGCGGAACCCCAGACCCGCTCCGGCGTGACAGCTTCCGAATCACCTGAAGACGACACCAGTCCGAAATACCCCTGCGTGAAAACCCGCATCGCAAACTCGTACCTGTATGTCCAGCGCGATCTGTGGATAGCCTATTCAATTGGCATCTTGGCTACCATCATCTGCGTCGGCTTGGGAACCGCGGCCCTGGCGCAGAACAACTACCATGTCAGGGATGTCAAAGTCTCCTCTGTTATAGCAGCGACCAGAGCCCCTTGCCTGGAGGAACTGCCGTGGAAGACAAGCAAATGGGGCGAGGTGCCGTgggagatcaaggagaccAGGCTGGGGTATGGGGTTATCTCTGATCGGGAGAGCGTCGGCACGCCACGGATTGGGACAGGGTTGTCGAACAGGCCAACTACGGCCAATTCGACCGGGGCCTCAACTGTTGGGAATGGGAGGGTGTATTATGGGTTTGCGCCGCCAGAGGTGCTTgagaggacaagaagagaaacGTTTGGCCCTGAAAGGGGGAGGCCGAAGAGTAGCCCATTTTCGTTCAAGATTTGGGAGCATTCTTAG